The proteins below come from a single Dehalococcoidia bacterium genomic window:
- a CDS encoding TIGR04255 family protein produces MAPKEIFPNSTVKQVVFQIRFPNLFYLEDKIGDFQLKIMREFPESSISHRKIFAWADIGPGVKPAEVESQIEKEPLGQKVWQFKSPNKYQLNIQSGSLDISSNYHKTYDLDGGNKFRDIIKLVMDNFLQTISLPTINRIGLRYVDECPIPSKDTKVFKSWYNSVFPLGRFNLSDALEMDFKTCVKRGNHYVRYIESVQKSPKGEDILILDFDGFTHGIEPKQYLTVTDKLHKTIDTEWRKTIKSPVIDYMRIPKEQ; encoded by the coding sequence ATGGCACCAAAAGAGATATTCCCCAATTCGACTGTGAAACAAGTCGTCTTCCAGATCAGATTCCCTAACCTATTCTATTTAGAAGACAAAATCGGCGATTTCCAGTTGAAAATCATGAGGGAATTCCCAGAATCTTCTATCTCGCACAGAAAAATATTTGCATGGGCAGATATTGGGCCAGGGGTAAAGCCGGCTGAAGTCGAAAGCCAAATCGAGAAAGAACCTCTTGGACAGAAGGTTTGGCAATTCAAATCACCCAATAAATATCAACTTAATATACAAAGCGGCTCGCTTGATATTTCCTCAAACTATCACAAAACTTACGATTTGGATGGAGGAAATAAGTTCAGAGATATAATAAAACTGGTTATGGACAATTTTCTTCAGACAATCTCATTACCCACCATCAATAGAATAGGACTAAGATATGTCGATGAATGTCCAATCCCTTCAAAAGACACGAAAGTATTTAAATCATGGTATAACTCAGTCTTCCCCTTGGGCAGATTTAATTTATCAGATGCCCTAGAAATGGATTTTAAAACTTGTGTAAAAAGAGGGAACCATTATGTGCGCTATATAGAATCCGTACAAAAGTCTCCAAAGGGAGAGGATATCTTAATTCTCGACTTTGATGGTTTCACTCATGGGATAGAACCGAAGCAATACCTTACGGTAACAGATAAACTGCACAAAACTATAGATACTGAATGGAGAAAAACTATCAAATCACCGGTTATAGACTATATGCGTATACCAAAGGAACAATAA
- a CDS encoding inositol monophosphatase family protein: MKSELPLSKSRQNAFDVARQAATDAGTIIMSRFAMRKEISFKSEGKNNIVTDVDLLAEKTIREQLLKEYPDFGIISEESKEIKGKSAYKWIVDPLDGTRNYAYGIPHFCVCIALAHGEDVVMGMIYDPVRDELFHAEKGQGAYLNGEPIYVTKRTSLTEALISCDMGYNPDNSRKYIDIYSNLWSNVTTTRLMGSAALGIAYTACARLDLYFHVSLYPWDIASGILLVREAGGVARTLTGEPAAYNKKDILVSNRKIADDFLHTVTKRG, from the coding sequence ATGAAGAGCGAACTGCCGTTATCGAAGAGTCGCCAGAACGCGTTCGATGTCGCCAGACAGGCGGCCACGGACGCGGGAACCATTATCATGTCGCGCTTTGCCATGCGCAAGGAGATATCATTCAAGAGCGAGGGCAAGAACAATATCGTCACCGATGTCGACCTTCTTGCCGAGAAGACTATAAGGGAGCAGTTGCTCAAGGAATATCCCGATTTCGGCATCATCAGCGAAGAATCGAAAGAAATAAAAGGCAAGTCTGCATATAAATGGATAGTCGATCCGCTGGATGGGACGCGCAACTACGCCTACGGCATCCCGCACTTCTGCGTGTGCATCGCGCTGGCGCACGGCGAGGATGTGGTCATGGGCATGATATACGACCCGGTGCGGGACGAGCTGTTCCATGCCGAGAAGGGACAGGGGGCGTATCTGAACGGCGAGCCGATCTATGTCACCAAACGCACATCGCTGACGGAGGCGCTCATCTCCTGCGATATGGGGTACAACCCCGATAACAGCAGAAAGTATATCGATATCTACTCCAACCTATGGTCGAACGTGACCACTACGCGGCTCATGGGCTCGGCGGCGCTGGGCATCGCGTATACCGCCTGCGCCCGGCTGGACCTTTACTTCCACGTGAGCCTCTACCCGTGGGATATAGCCAGCGGCATCCTGCTGGTGCGCGAGGCGGGCGGCGTGGCCCGGACGCTCACCGGCGAACCGGCCGCCTACAACAAGAAGGACATCCTGGTATCAAACAGGAAGATAGCAGACGATTTCCTCCATACCGTTACCAAGAGGGGATAG
- the trpS gene encoding tryptophan--tRNA ligase, with product MKGRVFSGARPTGRQHIGNYLGAIQNYVALQKEYECVYCIVDIHALTTLNDPQQLRQNIKEMMLDWLAAGLDPKKSIMFVQSHVPEVMELYTLLGMVTPLGWLTRVATFKEKARQQPDNINYGLVGYPVLMTADILLYKANVVPVGEDQLPHLELAREIVRRFNTLYKPTFPEPQAKMTTAPLIVGLDGVNKMSKSLNNDIELAATPKDTLKKIKGAYTDPGRKRREDPGNPKICNIWKLHHFFNPGEVENIAAECVVAKRGCVDCKVQLAESVNEALKPFREKREQLAADMDYVVKVYNDGAERARAIAVETLREVKERMGLL from the coding sequence ATGAAAGGCCGCGTCTTTTCCGGTGCCAGGCCCACGGGCCGGCAGCACATCGGCAACTACCTCGGGGCTATACAGAACTACGTAGCGCTGCAGAAAGAATATGAATGCGTTTACTGCATCGTGGATATACATGCGCTGACCACGCTCAACGATCCGCAGCAACTCAGGCAGAACATCAAGGAGATGATGCTGGACTGGCTGGCGGCCGGGCTCGATCCCAAGAAGAGCATCATGTTCGTGCAGTCGCATGTGCCGGAGGTCATGGAGCTTTACACCCTCCTAGGCATGGTTACGCCGCTGGGCTGGCTCACCCGTGTCGCCACATTTAAAGAGAAGGCGCGGCAGCAGCCGGATAACATCAACTACGGACTCGTCGGCTATCCCGTCCTAATGACCGCCGACATCCTGCTTTATAAGGCCAACGTCGTTCCCGTCGGCGAAGACCAGTTGCCCCACCTCGAACTGGCCCGCGAGATCGTGCGGCGCTTCAATACCCTCTACAAACCCACCTTTCCCGAGCCCCAGGCCAAGATGACCACGGCCCCGCTCATCGTCGGGCTGGACGGCGTGAACAAGATGAGCAAGAGCCTGAATAACGATATCGAGCTGGCGGCTACGCCCAAGGATACGCTGAAGAAGATAAAGGGCGCTTATACCGACCCCGGCCGCAAGCGCAGGGAGGATCCCGGCAATCCAAAGATTTGCAACATCTGGAAGCTGCATCATTTCTTCAATCCCGGTGAAGTCGAGAATATCGCCGCCGAATGTGTGGTGGCCAAGCGTGGCTGCGTGGACTGCAAGGTGCAACTGGCCGAGTCGGTGAACGAGGCTTTGAAGCCGTTCCGCGAGAAACGCGAGCAGCTTGCCGCCGATATGGACTATGTGGTAAAGGTGTATAATGACGGCGCGGAACGGGCGCGGGCTATAGCCGTGGAGACGCTGCGAGAGGTTAAAGAGAGGATGGGTCTGCTGTAG